From the genome of Streptomyces sp. NBC_01116, one region includes:
- a CDS encoding ATP-binding protein: protein MISEPSRHCTVELQALPSRIGQVRRIISAQLRYWHLDPLIDQAALGVTELLTNVHRHAQPDKSCTVDIELLLDRLTVSVRDHDPRLPTVNEADSFATSGRGLALIAAVSESWGVRPIGSAGKAVWFTLPAATGASTLPPLAVYGSMTDGPFGAVTITPDDIVAVPARSAVVG from the coding sequence GTGATCAGCGAGCCAAGCAGGCACTGCACGGTGGAGCTCCAGGCCCTGCCGTCGCGGATCGGTCAGGTCCGCAGAATCATTTCGGCGCAACTGCGCTACTGGCATCTCGATCCTCTGATCGACCAGGCGGCCCTGGGCGTCACCGAGCTTCTCACCAATGTTCACCGGCACGCACAGCCGGACAAGTCATGCACCGTCGACATCGAGCTGCTGCTCGACCGCCTGACGGTCTCCGTCCGCGACCACGACCCGCGCCTGCCCACGGTGAACGAGGCGGACTCGTTCGCCACGTCGGGCCGGGGCCTGGCCCTGATCGCCGCCGTCAGCGAGAGCTGGGGCGTGCGGCCGATCGGCTCGGCCGGGAAGGCCGTCTGGTTCACCCTGCCGGCGGCCACCGGCGCCTCGACCCTGCCGCCGCTCGCGGTCTACGGGTCGATGACCGACGGGCCGTTCGGGGCCGTGACCATCACCCCCGACGACATCGTGGCGGTGCCCGCCCGGTCGGCCGTCGTCGGCTGA
- a CDS encoding TetR/AcrR family transcriptional regulator, giving the protein MSTIRGARERARIEVTAAIKDEARKQLAEEGAAKLSLRAVSRELGMVSSALYRYFPSRDDLLTALIVDAFDAIGEVAERAAAGERAGAVPPAERWVAVACAVREWALAHPHEYALIYGSPVPGYIAPMDTVGPASRVGLVFIDIVRAASRTEDLALPSLAPELRSDAERMAAEFAPDVPPAAVAALVAAWAQLFGLISFELFGQFNRVVEAREPLFRQAAGELARSVGLRAVEP; this is encoded by the coding sequence ATGAGCACCATCCGAGGGGCCAGGGAACGCGCCCGCATCGAAGTGACGGCGGCGATCAAGGACGAGGCCAGGAAGCAGCTGGCGGAGGAGGGCGCGGCGAAGCTCTCGCTGCGGGCCGTGTCCCGGGAGCTGGGCATGGTCTCCTCCGCGCTCTACCGCTACTTCCCCAGCCGCGACGACCTCCTCACCGCCCTCATCGTCGACGCGTTCGACGCGATCGGCGAGGTCGCGGAGCGCGCGGCGGCGGGGGAGCGGGCCGGGGCCGTCCCGCCCGCCGAACGCTGGGTCGCGGTGGCCTGTGCCGTACGGGAGTGGGCGCTCGCCCATCCCCATGAGTACGCCCTGATCTACGGTTCGCCCGTCCCCGGCTACATCGCCCCGATGGACACGGTGGGGCCCGCGTCCCGAGTGGGCCTGGTCTTCATCGACATCGTCCGGGCCGCGTCCCGGACCGAGGACCTCGCCCTGCCGTCCCTCGCCCCGGAGCTGCGTTCCGACGCGGAGCGGATGGCCGCCGAGTTCGCCCCGGACGTGCCTCCGGCCGCCGTGGCGGCCCTGGTCGCCGCCTGGGCCCAGCTGTTCGGCCTGATCTCCTTCGAGCTGTTCGGTCAGTTCAACCGGGTCGTCGAGGCGCGCGAGCCGCTCTTCCGGCAGGCCGCCGGCGAACTCGCGCGCTCGGTGGGCCTGCGCGCGGTCGAGCCGTAG
- a CDS encoding MFS transporter has product MFFALDGFLFAGWVVRIPAIKQQTGASASTLGLALLGVSAGAVITMMLTGRLCRRYGSHAVTAVCGVLLPLSIALPAQTHSALSLGLVLLVFGAAYGGMNVAMNSAAVDLVAELRRPVMPSFHAAFSLGGMVGAGLGGLVAGGLSASTHLFLLAGTGLLVTAFAGPSLLRHRPAPAAQETVDRRAPRQRLSPRARRVVVLFGVIALCTAYGEGALADWGALHLEQDLGAHPGLAAAGYALFALTMTAGRLTGTLLLERLGQTRTLVLGGVTASAGMLLGALAPTAWLALAGFAVTGLGLANIFPVAVGRAGELAGPGGVAAASTLGYGGMLLGPPAIGFLADWFSLPLALTTVALLAAAAAALGYGARNATTDAHT; this is encoded by the coding sequence GTGTTCTTCGCCCTCGACGGGTTCCTCTTCGCCGGCTGGGTGGTCCGCATCCCGGCCATCAAGCAGCAGACCGGAGCCTCCGCCTCCACCCTCGGCCTCGCCCTGCTCGGCGTCTCCGCCGGGGCGGTCATCACCATGATGCTCACCGGCCGGCTCTGCCGCCGTTACGGCAGCCACGCCGTCACGGCGGTCTGCGGCGTCCTGCTCCCCCTGAGCATCGCCCTGCCCGCCCAGACCCACTCCGCGCTCTCCCTCGGCCTCGTGCTGCTGGTGTTCGGCGCGGCGTACGGCGGGATGAACGTGGCGATGAACAGCGCCGCCGTCGACCTGGTCGCCGAACTGCGCCGGCCCGTGATGCCGAGCTTCCACGCGGCGTTCAGCCTGGGCGGCATGGTCGGCGCCGGGCTCGGCGGGCTGGTCGCGGGGGGCCTCTCCGCGTCCACGCACCTCTTCCTGCTGGCCGGGACCGGTCTGCTCGTCACCGCCTTCGCCGGACCCTCCCTGCTGCGCCACCGCCCGGCCCCCGCCGCTCAGGAGACCGTCGACCGGCGAGCGCCCAGGCAGCGGCTGTCGCCCCGGGCCCGCCGCGTCGTCGTGCTCTTCGGCGTGATCGCCCTGTGCACGGCCTACGGGGAAGGGGCCCTCGCCGACTGGGGCGCACTGCACCTGGAGCAGGACCTGGGCGCGCACCCCGGGCTCGCCGCCGCCGGATACGCGCTGTTCGCCCTGACGATGACGGCGGGCCGGCTCACCGGGACCCTGCTCCTGGAGCGGCTCGGCCAGACCCGCACCCTCGTCCTCGGCGGCGTGACGGCATCGGCCGGAATGCTGCTGGGCGCGCTGGCGCCGACCGCCTGGCTGGCGCTGGCCGGGTTCGCGGTCACCGGCCTCGGGCTCGCCAACATCTTCCCCGTCGCGGTGGGGCGCGCGGGCGAACTGGCCGGTCCCGGCGGGGTCGCCGCGGCGTCGACGCTCGGCTACGGCGGAATGCTGCTCGGCCCGCCCGCGATCGGCTTCCTCGCCGACTGGTTCTCCCTGCCGCTGGCCCTGACGACGGTGGCCCTGCTGGCCGCCGCGGCGGCAGCCCTGGGCTACGGAGCGCGCAACGCGACGACGGACGCGCACACCTGA
- a CDS encoding maleylpyruvate isomerase family mycothiol-dependent enzyme — translation MQIAEYIASLSEEGRLLAAAAERAGTGASVPTCPGWQIRHLLRHTGMVHRWAAALVAEGHTTYQPAGTEPALDGAELLDWFREGHGHLVRTLEKAPAGLDCWTFMPAPSPLAFWSRRQLHETTVHRVDAESALGGPLTPVSADRAVDGIDELLTGFHALPRSKVRSKKPRTLRMRDTDTDTTWTVRISQDPPRTVRSEAGADPGDDVDCELSGTAEGLYLTLWNRLPLTAVTLRGDRSVARIWTDNSAVT, via the coding sequence ATGCAGATCGCCGAGTACATCGCGTCGTTGTCCGAGGAGGGGCGGCTGCTCGCGGCGGCCGCCGAGCGGGCCGGAACGGGGGCTTCGGTCCCCACATGCCCAGGCTGGCAGATACGCCATCTGCTGCGGCACACCGGCATGGTGCACCGCTGGGCGGCGGCGCTCGTCGCCGAGGGCCACACCACCTACCAGCCGGCCGGCACCGAACCCGCCCTGGACGGCGCCGAACTCCTGGACTGGTTCCGCGAGGGGCACGGCCATCTGGTCAGGACCCTGGAGAAGGCCCCCGCCGGCCTGGACTGCTGGACCTTCATGCCGGCCCCTTCGCCCCTGGCGTTCTGGTCCCGCCGCCAGCTCCACGAGACGACCGTGCACCGCGTGGACGCGGAATCGGCGCTCGGCGGACCGCTGACCCCGGTGTCGGCGGACCGGGCGGTCGACGGCATCGACGAGCTCCTCACCGGTTTCCACGCCCTGCCCAGGAGCAAGGTGCGCTCGAAGAAGCCCCGGACGCTGCGGATGCGGGACACGGACACGGATACGACCTGGACGGTGCGGATCTCCCAGGATCCGCCTCGGACCGTGCGGTCGGAGGCCGGGGCCGATCCGGGCGACGACGTCGACTGCGAGCTGAGCGGGACGGCCGAGGGCCTCTACCTCACCCTCTGGAACCGACTGCCGCTCACCGCCGTCACCCTGCGCGGCGATCGCTCGGTGGCCCGGATCTGGACGGACAACTCCGCGGTCACCTGA
- a CDS encoding DeoR/GlpR family DNA-binding transcription regulator: MSENQNLLAEQRRALILDEVRRRGGVRVNELTRKLNVSDMTIRRDLDALARQGVIEKVHGGAVPVVEASTHEPGFEAKSALELSAKEDIARAAAALAVPGSAIALSGGTTTFALARHLLDVPDLTVVTNSVRVADVFHDAQRPAGGRGARPGAATVVLTGGVRTPSDSLVGPVADRAIDSLHFDVLFLGVHGISAEAGLSTPNLAEAETNRRFVRAARRIVVVADHTKWGTVGLSSFAALEEVDTFVTDAGLAPGTRAEIEDHLPGLLVAGDVPAGADGASPAEG, from the coding sequence GCAGGCGCGGTGGGGTCCGGGTCAACGAGCTGACCCGCAAGCTGAACGTCTCCGACATGACGATCCGCCGGGATCTGGACGCGCTGGCCCGCCAGGGCGTGATCGAGAAGGTCCACGGCGGCGCGGTCCCGGTCGTCGAGGCGAGTACGCACGAGCCGGGGTTCGAGGCGAAGTCGGCGCTGGAGCTGAGCGCCAAGGAGGACATCGCGCGGGCGGCGGCGGCGTTGGCGGTGCCCGGCAGCGCGATCGCGCTCTCGGGCGGTACGACGACCTTCGCGCTGGCCCGGCACCTGCTGGACGTGCCGGATCTGACGGTGGTGACCAACTCGGTGCGGGTGGCCGATGTGTTCCATGACGCGCAGCGTCCGGCCGGGGGGCGCGGCGCGCGGCCCGGGGCGGCGACGGTGGTGCTGACGGGCGGGGTGCGCACGCCTTCGGACTCGCTGGTCGGGCCGGTCGCGGACCGGGCGATCGACTCCCTCCACTTCGATGTGCTGTTCCTCGGTGTGCACGGGATCTCTGCCGAGGCCGGGCTCTCGACGCCCAATCTCGCGGAGGCGGAGACCAACCGCCGGTTCGTCCGGGCGGCGCGTCGGATCGTGGTCGTGGCCGATCACACCAAGTGGGGCACGGTGGGCCTGAGTTCCTTCGCCGCGCTGGAGGAGGTCGACACGTTCGTCACGGACGCGGGCCTGGCTCCGGGGACGCGCGCGGAGATCGAGGATCATCTGCCGGGTCTGCTGGTGGCGGGCGACGTCCCCGCCGGGGCCGACGGCGCTTCGCCCGCCGAGGGCTGA
- a CDS encoding SRPBCC family protein: MAHRLRTVGREFTDSAPIRLVFAAEVSASVDVVYRALAEDVASWPSWFTAVTSATPTDAGAGREVRLRGGVRFRETIVAAEPGTCYAYRADESNAPGLRALLEEWRLTPEGSGTRVQWTFAADGTGLFRLVLSLGRAGLGRSFRGAVRRLDARLAATTP; this comes from the coding sequence ATGGCACACCGACTCCGTACCGTGGGACGGGAGTTCACCGATTCCGCGCCGATACGTCTGGTGTTCGCCGCCGAGGTGTCCGCGTCGGTGGACGTGGTGTACCGCGCGCTCGCCGAGGACGTCGCGTCCTGGCCGTCCTGGTTCACCGCCGTCACCTCCGCCACGCCCACCGACGCGGGCGCGGGCCGCGAGGTGCGGCTGCGGGGCGGGGTCCGGTTCCGCGAGACGATCGTGGCCGCCGAACCGGGCACGTGCTACGCCTACCGGGCCGACGAGTCCAACGCCCCGGGTCTCCGGGCCCTGTTGGAGGAGTGGCGGCTCACTCCCGAGGGCTCCGGCACCCGGGTGCAGTGGACCTTCGCCGCCGACGGGACGGGGCTGTTCCGTCTGGTGCTGAGCCTCGGGCGGGCGGGGCTGGGCCGGTCCTTCCGGGGCGCCGTGCGCCGCCTGGACGCGCGGCTGGCGGCGACGACGCCCTGA
- a CDS encoding nitroreductase/quinone reductase family protein, with the protein MSQQPYYLRANASAHRLNRIVGWLARRGISLMGSAELSVRGRRSGQMQRIPVNAHAFEGERYIVSARGHSQWVRNMRVAGGGELRLGREVSGFTAVEIADDAQKARIIRAYLERWGWQVDQYFQGITAKSTDAELLAACPDHPVFRITVEA; encoded by the coding sequence ATGTCGCAGCAGCCCTACTACCTCCGGGCGAACGCCTCCGCCCACCGCCTCAACCGGATCGTCGGATGGCTGGCCCGGCGCGGCATCAGTCTGATGGGCTCCGCCGAACTGTCGGTGCGGGGACGCAGGAGCGGTCAGATGCAGCGCATCCCGGTCAACGCCCACGCCTTCGAGGGCGAGCGGTACATCGTCTCGGCCCGGGGGCACTCGCAGTGGGTGCGCAACATGCGCGTCGCGGGCGGCGGAGAGCTGCGCCTGGGACGCGAGGTGAGCGGCTTCACCGCCGTGGAGATCGCCGACGACGCGCAGAAGGCCCGGATCATCCGGGCCTATCTGGAGCGGTGGGGCTGGCAGGTCGACCAGTACTTCCAGGGGATCACCGCGAAGTCCACGGACGCCGAACTGCTGGCGGCCTGCCCGGACCACCCGGTCTTCCGGATCACGGTCGAGGCGTGA
- a CDS encoding SCO4225 family membrane protein gives MKRLTGHPHLNTLVRLTFRNTASLIYLGLVLAATLFVAVDTLFVAHEDASFSGVWLFLLAAPTVFLFLLGGSLAGVGAGGPAWFLVLGLVVSVLVQSLALGWFVRLVRRAGSAGSAHPQGV, from the coding sequence ATGAAGCGCCTGACCGGCCACCCGCACCTGAACACCCTGGTCCGGCTGACCTTCCGCAACACCGCTTCCCTGATCTACCTCGGGCTGGTGCTCGCGGCGACGCTGTTCGTCGCCGTGGACACCCTGTTCGTCGCCCACGAGGACGCCTCGTTCTCCGGCGTCTGGCTGTTCCTCCTCGCGGCCCCGACCGTCTTCCTGTTCCTCCTCGGCGGCTCCCTGGCGGGCGTCGGGGCGGGCGGGCCCGCGTGGTTCCTGGTGCTCGGCCTGGTGGTCTCGGTGCTCGTCCAGTCCCTGGCCCTGGGCTGGTTCGTCCGCCTGGTGCGCCGGGCCGGATCGGCCGGATCCGCGCACCCGCAGGGCGTCTGA
- a CDS encoding SDR family oxidoreductase yields the protein MTDLEHGPGDSTGRPDDTAPLCLVTGATGYIGGRLVPALLDAGYRVRALARTPQKLRDYPWADRVEVVRGDVTDADSLAEAMRGVDVAYYLVHALGTGSDFERTDREAARTFGEQARAAGVRRIVYLGGLTPAGVPEKDLSPHLRSRAEVGHILLASEVPTAVLRAAIVIGSGSASFEMLRYLTERLPLMVTPSWVRTRIQPVAVRDVIRYLVGCAELPAGVNRAFDIGGPDVMTYRDMMQRYAAVAGLRPRVILPVPVLTPTLSSRWVGLVTPVPSSIARPLTESLRHEVVCREHDIKEYVPDPPDGTIGFDRALRLALERIQEARVDTRWSNAAVPGAPSDPLPTDPDWAGGSLYRDERELTVPVGPDALWRVIEGIGGENGWYSFPLAWAVRGWLDRLVGGVGLRRGRRDAQHLRVGDSLDFWRVEEILPGELLRLRAEMRVPGLAWLELSVRRDDRGRTVYGQRALFHPRGLFGHAYWWSVWPFHSVVFGGMARNIAEAAAAEEKRRASMADSGTDN from the coding sequence GTGACGGATCTTGAGCACGGCCCCGGCGACAGCACAGGACGCCCCGACGACACCGCTCCGCTCTGCCTGGTGACCGGGGCCACCGGTTACATCGGCGGCCGGCTGGTACCCGCGCTGCTCGATGCCGGGTACCGGGTGCGCGCGCTGGCCAGAACGCCGCAGAAGCTGCGCGACTACCCCTGGGCCGACCGGGTGGAGGTGGTGCGCGGCGACGTCACCGACGCCGACTCCCTGGCGGAGGCGATGCGGGGCGTCGATGTGGCGTACTACCTGGTGCACGCGCTCGGCACCGGTTCGGACTTCGAGAGGACCGACCGCGAGGCGGCCAGGACCTTCGGAGAGCAGGCGCGGGCGGCGGGGGTGCGCCGGATCGTGTACCTGGGCGGGCTGACTCCGGCGGGGGTGCCGGAGAAGGACCTGTCGCCGCACCTGCGTTCGCGGGCCGAGGTGGGCCACATCCTGCTGGCTTCCGAGGTGCCGACGGCGGTGCTGCGCGCGGCGATCGTCATCGGCTCGGGGTCGGCCTCGTTCGAGATGCTGCGGTATCTCACGGAGCGGCTGCCGCTGATGGTCACCCCGAGCTGGGTACGGACCCGGATCCAGCCGGTGGCCGTCCGGGACGTGATCCGCTATCTGGTGGGCTGCGCGGAGCTGCCGGCCGGGGTGAACCGGGCCTTCGACATCGGCGGCCCGGACGTCATGACGTACCGGGACATGATGCAGCGCTACGCGGCGGTGGCGGGGCTGCGTCCGCGCGTGATCCTGCCGGTGCCGGTGCTCACCCCGACGCTCTCCAGCCGCTGGGTCGGTCTGGTCACCCCGGTGCCCAGCTCCATCGCCCGGCCGCTCACGGAGTCGCTGCGCCACGAGGTGGTGTGCCGGGAGCACGACATCAAGGAGTACGTCCCCGATCCGCCGGACGGGACCATCGGCTTCGACCGGGCGCTGCGGCTGGCGCTGGAGCGGATCCAGGAGGCGCGGGTCGACACCCGCTGGTCCAACGCCGCGGTGCCCGGCGCGCCGAGCGACCCGCTGCCCACCGACCCGGACTGGGCGGGCGGCAGCCTCTACCGCGACGAACGGGAGCTGACCGTGCCGGTCGGGCCGGACGCGCTGTGGCGGGTGATCGAGGGCATCGGCGGGGAGAACGGCTGGTACTCCTTCCCGCTGGCCTGGGCGGTACGCGGCTGGCTCGACCGGCTCGTCGGCGGGGTGGGGCTGCGGCGCGGCCGCCGGGACGCCCAGCATCTGCGGGTGGGCGACTCGCTGGACTTCTGGCGGGTGGAGGAGATCCTGCCGGGCGAACTGCTGCGACTGCGGGCCGAGATGCGGGTGCCGGGCCTGGCCTGGCTGGAGCTGTCGGTGCGCCGCGACGACCGGGGCCGGACGGTGTACGGGCAGCGCGCCCTGTTCCATCCGCGCGGGCTGTTCGGCCACGCGTACTGGTGGAGCGTGTGGCCCTTCCACTCGGTGGTGTTCGGCGGGATGGCGCGCAACATCGCCGAGGCGGCCGCGGCCGAGGAGAAGCGGCGTGCGTCGATGGCCGACAGTGGTACAGACAACTGA
- a CDS encoding SRPBCC family protein yields the protein MAVFRIERFSPLPAAEAWRRVTDWERHAAQVPLTAISVPTGLPSQLGTVFVARTGLGPLAFDDPMEVVRWTPPAGGRAGVCRLEKRGSVVLGRASIDVLPTDSGSHVVWVEELRVRLVPRWGDPVLASTGRRMFGKVLDALLSSPGDR from the coding sequence GTGGCCGTATTCCGGATCGAGCGCTTCTCCCCTCTCCCCGCAGCCGAGGCCTGGCGCCGGGTGACCGACTGGGAACGGCACGCCGCGCAGGTGCCGTTGACCGCGATCTCGGTCCCGACCGGGCTTCCCTCGCAGCTCGGGACGGTCTTCGTGGCGCGTACGGGGCTGGGCCCGCTGGCGTTCGACGATCCGATGGAAGTGGTGCGGTGGACGCCGCCCGCCGGGGGCCGGGCCGGGGTCTGCCGACTGGAGAAGCGCGGGTCGGTGGTGCTGGGCCGGGCCTCGATCGACGTGCTTCCCACGGATTCCGGTTCCCATGTGGTCTGGGTCGAGGAACTGCGGGTGCGGCTGGTGCCCCGGTGGGGTGATCCGGTGCTCGCCTCCACCGGGCGGCGGATGTTCGGCAAGGTCCTGGACGCCCTGCTCTCCTCCCCCGGCGACCGGTAG
- a CDS encoding ROK family protein, with amino-acid sequence MNGKATTTRTKLERGRSALGPALELVHTGRAPTRAVLTSELGVTRATAGAVAAELEALGLIRVDSSPGSAAGSQGRPSHRLSVLETGPVVLAAQVHSDGFRAALVGLGGRIVATSPGCVAVMADPAQVLGEVVEAGAGLLRASGLRCVGAGLAVPSAVAEPEGTALNPLHIAWPAGSPVRDIFAACVREAGITGPAFTGNDVNLTALAEHRHGAGRGAQHLLCVATGHRGVGGALVLDGRLHSGSSGLALEVGHLTVNPEGRPCHCGGRGCLDVETDPLAFLTTARREPGPEESLLKQAGNLLRAEYGDPAVRHAAEALIDRLGLGLAGLVNILNPDRIILGGLHRDLLEADPERLRAVVADRSLWGRSGSVPILPCTLAHNSLVGAAELAWQPVLDDPLAALA; translated from the coding sequence ATGAACGGCAAGGCGACCACCACCCGGACGAAGTTGGAGAGAGGCCGCAGTGCGCTCGGGCCCGCACTGGAACTGGTCCACACCGGACGCGCCCCCACCCGGGCCGTGCTCACCTCCGAACTCGGCGTCACCCGCGCCACCGCCGGGGCGGTCGCCGCGGAACTGGAGGCGCTCGGGCTGATCCGGGTCGACTCCAGCCCGGGGTCGGCGGCCGGGTCCCAGGGCCGTCCCTCGCACCGGCTGTCCGTGCTGGAGACCGGCCCCGTCGTCCTCGCCGCCCAGGTGCACTCCGACGGCTTCCGGGCCGCGCTCGTCGGGCTCGGCGGCCGGATCGTCGCCACGTCGCCGGGCTGCGTCGCGGTGATGGCCGACCCCGCACAGGTGCTCGGCGAGGTCGTGGAGGCGGGTGCGGGGCTGCTGCGCGCGAGCGGGCTGCGCTGCGTCGGGGCCGGGCTCGCGGTGCCCTCCGCGGTCGCCGAGCCGGAGGGCACCGCCCTCAACCCGCTGCACATCGCCTGGCCCGCGGGCTCCCCGGTCCGGGACATCTTCGCCGCCTGCGTACGCGAAGCGGGCATCACCGGACCCGCCTTCACCGGCAACGACGTCAACCTCACGGCGCTGGCCGAGCACCGGCACGGCGCGGGCCGCGGCGCCCAGCACCTCCTGTGCGTGGCCACCGGACACCGGGGCGTCGGCGGGGCGCTGGTGCTCGACGGCCGCCTGCACAGCGGGAGTTCGGGCCTCGCGCTGGAGGTGGGCCATCTCACCGTGAACCCCGAGGGGCGGCCCTGCCACTGCGGCGGGCGCGGCTGCCTCGACGTGGAGACCGACCCGCTGGCCTTCCTCACCACCGCCCGACGCGAACCGGGCCCCGAGGAGTCCCTCCTCAAGCAGGCCGGGAACCTGCTGCGCGCGGAGTACGGCGACCCCGCCGTGCGTCACGCCGCCGAGGCGCTGATCGACCGCCTGGGACTGGGGCTCGCCGGGCTGGTCAACATCCTCAACCCGGACCGGATCATCCTCGGCGGGCTCCACCGCGACCTGCTGGAGGCGGACCCGGAGCGGCTGCGCGCGGTCGTCGCCGACCGGAGCCTGTGGGGGCGCAGCGGCAGCGTGCCGATCCTGCCGTGCACCCTGGCCCACAACAGCCTGGTGGGCGCCGCCGAACTGGCCTGGCAGCCGGTCCTCGACGATCCCCTCGCCGCCCTGGCCTGA
- a CDS encoding PLP-dependent cysteine synthase family protein, translated as MDTSEHAAGHGARATVDVDRSDPEYRAWLKEAVRKVQADANRSADTHLLRFPLPEAWGIDLYLKDESTHPTGSLKHRLARSLFLYGLCNGWIRPDKPVIEASSGSTAVSEAYFAKLIGVPFIAVMPRTTSPEKARLIEFHGGRCHFVDDSRTMYEQSAALAAETGGHYMDQFTYAERATDWRGNNNIAESIYQQLRLERYPEPAWIVATAGTGGTSATIARYVHYLQHDTRICVPDPENSCFFDGWTHHDPLATSERGSRIEGIGRPRMEPSFVPGAIDRMMKVPDAASVAAVRALERAIGRKAGGSTGTGLWSAFKLIAEMVEQGEQGSVVTLLCDPGDRYLDKYYSDSWLEEQGLDIAPYTAAIDDFLTTGTWPC; from the coding sequence ATGGACACCAGTGAGCACGCAGCCGGGCACGGGGCCAGGGCGACCGTGGACGTCGACCGCAGCGACCCGGAGTACCGGGCCTGGCTGAAGGAGGCCGTCCGCAAGGTCCAGGCCGACGCGAACCGTTCCGCCGACACCCACCTCCTGCGCTTCCCGCTGCCCGAGGCGTGGGGCATCGACCTCTACCTCAAGGACGAGTCGACGCACCCCACCGGCAGCCTCAAGCACCGCCTGGCCCGCTCGCTCTTCCTGTACGGGCTCTGCAACGGCTGGATCCGGCCCGACAAGCCGGTCATCGAGGCTTCCAGCGGCTCGACCGCCGTGTCGGAGGCGTACTTCGCGAAACTGATCGGCGTCCCGTTCATCGCCGTGATGCCGCGCACCACCAGCCCGGAGAAGGCCCGCCTCATCGAGTTCCACGGCGGGCGGTGCCACTTCGTGGACGACTCACGCACCATGTACGAGCAGTCCGCCGCCCTCGCCGCCGAGACCGGCGGGCACTACATGGACCAGTTCACCTACGCGGAGCGGGCCACCGACTGGCGCGGCAACAACAACATCGCGGAGTCGATCTACCAGCAGCTGCGCCTGGAGCGCTACCCGGAGCCCGCCTGGATCGTCGCCACCGCCGGGACCGGCGGCACCTCGGCGACCATCGCGCGCTACGTCCACTACCTCCAGCACGACACCCGCATCTGTGTGCCCGACCCGGAGAACTCCTGCTTCTTCGACGGCTGGACCCACCACGACCCGCTCGCCACGAGCGAGCGCGGCTCGCGCATCGAGGGCATCGGCCGCCCGCGCATGGAACCCAGCTTCGTGCCCGGCGCCATCGACCGGATGATGAAGGTGCCCGACGCCGCCAGCGTCGCCGCCGTCCGCGCCCTGGAGCGCGCCATCGGCCGCAAGGCGGGCGGGTCCACGGGCACCGGACTGTGGAGCGCGTTCAAACTGATCGCCGAGATGGTGGAGCAGGGCGAGCAGGGCAGCGTCGTCACGCTGCTGTGCGACCCGGGCGACCGCTACCTGGACAAGTACTACTCCGACTCGTGGCTGGAGGAGCAGGGCCTGGACATCGCCCCGTACACCGCCGCCATCGACGACTTCCTCACCACCGGGACGTGGCCCTGCTGA